In Enoplosus armatus isolate fEnoArm2 chromosome 2, fEnoArm2.hap1, whole genome shotgun sequence, one DNA window encodes the following:
- the fhdc1 gene encoding FH2 domain-containing protein 1 has product MLVMSCSSTTNEPESCSSEGSSCTTSSITTSDPSSMSGHTRATPSLSDAPDTSKHGAPPPPPLPPPPPGAPPPPPPPATTNHNARKKRRVRSFFWKPIPEEKVRGKPNIWTLAVRQQQYQIDVRSVEELFGQQEEAVAGIRGTTPATGTSTRVSRSRSFKESSKDEISILDSKRGMNVGIFLKQFKKSNRSIVEDIRQGEGKIYGAELLKDLLKLLPDAEEVKKLRAFKGDPDKLTLVDSFMYLLIQVPWFEVRIEAMVLREEFFPSCAVMSHEIDVVRVATKELMSCEELHAILHLVLQAGNIMNAGGYAGNAVGFKLSSLLSLADTKANKPGMNLLHFVAMEAKKKDEKLLKFPERLHDVQSAARISVENIELEFSSLYVRIKSLEEKVQGDQELLQQLEPFLQSSAQTLQDLKRRRLDLRKEGNALIDFFCEDKDTFKLDECFRIFQDFCIKFKKAVKDNMDRELKEAARQRRLRELEEKRFAWSGSDQSGGFGRSSSENDVEMLTKEGLLDFFQQRAQSPHSPLGRSASARRHRHTMTSIADRELQGYLELFGGTGDPTDYSKFNSLPRSGRAVQRRTTPWILAQDDNRELGCDRQVTSPRAETEPISPLARFSSSGLNDNDPYNNNNYSSVSEGSGLPRSLCVFQKPVHLPNATVSGHMSVSVEKHTLVRGPQAFDLPSPNNNSNHMHFVNQGDVVVTDLKKERRPPPITLDILTHDNVFERGADPKAAWEAKIGPPTQAGVSPEREKEEEDNSTVSSTTCDTPLPLDTSISNKKPVFYILDCTETDCSVTLDYSEVESSSLTKEGLHFRTPDCSKDQESQQDQGSLSSNLESMSPNDQSVSTNELSAPKSVDAPPMTPSATTEEWDTESCDTAEGKQGAEKDAERSSKKPAHAKSKANKATKSSGSRSMRSLTSTESQGMRKVVPISKLTRTGSSKRGERPLVHDSGESRRPLRDQSTPARGRSEKTARPLRHSSVPPDESKAPRGSGLTGGISRWARDSTPRKASIHKPSAKPLRNIPKPAPEEKMCRSTMRALAQAQAQAQAQAQAQAQAGASSENSSSHTLSAKNTSDVPNFARNTVASCSRTKKELTPPSVPSTPSRSPSLVGRQTSVKQSRLSPTVTSEERPQGTNLRRVQSVKAASRSAYRSETPPPPPKREDIRKTSSFSEKSVQTRDSVTPSRSAKPTWK; this is encoded by the exons ATGCTTGTTATGAGTTGTTCGTCCACAACCAATGAgccagagagctgcagcagtgaggGAAGCAGCTGCACCACTTCCTCCATCACCACCTCTGACCCGTCCTCTATGTCTGGACACACTCGCGCCACCCCGTCCCTCAGTGATGCCCCTGACACCTCTAAACATGGagctcccccacctcctcccctgccGCCCCCACCTCCAGGGGCacccccgccccctccaccccctgcGACCACCAACCACAACGCGAGGAAGAAGCGCCGCGTCCGCAGCTTCTTCTGGAAGCCGATACCGGAGGAGAAGGTGCGCGGGAAGCCCAACATCTGGACACTGGCGGTGCGGCAGCAGCAGTACCAGATCGACGTTCGCTCCGTGGAGGAGCTGTTCGGGCAACAGGAGGAGGCAGTAGCTGGCATACGTGGGACGACGCCGGCTACGGGAACCTCAACTCGTGTCTCCAGGTCCCGGTCCTTCAAGGAGAGCAGCAAGGATGAG atcAGCATCCTGGACTCCAAGAGGGGGATGAATGTGGGCATTTTCTTGAAGCAGTTCAAGAA GTCCAACCGCTCCATTGTTGAAGACATACGCCAAGGAGAAGGAAAGATTTATGGAGCAGAGCTGCTCAAAGACCTGCTGAAGCTCTTGCCTGACGCAGAGGAG gttAAGAAACTTCGGGCGTTTAAAGGAGACCCAGACAAGCTGACACTGGTCGATTCCTTTATGTACCTGCTGATCCAGGTGCCTTG GTTCGAGGTTCGGATCGAGGCCATGGTCCTCCGCGAAGAGTTCTTCCCTTCCTGTGCTGTAATGAGCCACGAGATCGATGTCGTCCGCGTCGCCACTAAAG AGCTGATGAGCTGCGAGGAGCTTCATGCCATTCTGCATCTGGTGCTGCAGGCCGGAAACATCATGAACGCT GGCGGCTACGCAGGCAATGCTGTGGGGTTCAAGCTGTCGTCCCTCCTCTCATTGGCTGATACCAAGGCCAACAAGCCCGGGATGAACCTGCTGCactttgttgccatg gaggcaaagaaaaaagacGAGAAGCTGCTCAAGTTTCCAGAGAGACTTCACGATGTCCAGAGTGCAGCCAG aatCTCAGTGGAAAACATCGAGTTGGAGTTTTCCTCCTTATATGTTCGAATTAAATCCCTGGAGGAGAAAGTTCAAGGAGACCAGgagctcctgcagcagctggagccCTTTCTGcag AGTTCAGCACAGACGCTTCAGGACCTGAAGAGACGCAGGCTGGATCTGCGTAAAGAGGGGAACGCTCTCATCGATTTCTTTTGTGAAGACAAGGACACCTTTAAACTGGACGAGTGCTTCCGCATCTTTCAAGACTTCTGCATCAAGTTCAAGAAAGCTGTCAAG gaCAACATGGACCGTGAGTTGAAGGAAGCAGCCCGACAGCGTCGTCTGAGGGAGTTGGAGGAGAAGCGCTTTGCTTGGTCGGGCTCAGATCAGAGCGGTGGATTTGGTCGGAGCAGCAGCGAGAACGACGTGGAGATGCTCACCAAGGAAGGCCTGCTGGACTTCTTCCAGCAGAGGGCTCAGAGTCCGCACAGCCCGCTGGGACGCTCTGCCAGCGCCCGCCGCCACCGCCACACCATGACCTCCATAGCAGACAGAGAACTCCAAGGATACCTGGAGCTATTTGGAGGCACTGGGGATCCCACTGACTATTCCAAGTTTAACAGCCTACCTCGGTCGGGCCGCGCCGTGCAGCGCAGGACGACCCCCTGGATCTTAGCCCAGGACGACAACCGCGAGCTGGGCTGCGACAGACAGGTGACGTCTCCACGTGCAGAAACTGAGCCGATCAGCCCACTGGCCAGGTTTTCCTCCTCTGGGCTAAATGATAATGACCcgtacaacaacaataactactCATCTGTGTCAGAGGGCAGCGGTCTGCCTCGGTCCTTGTGTGTCTTTCAGAAGCCCGTCCATCTTCCCAACGCAACAGTTAGCGGCCACATGAGTGTTAGTGTGGAGAAGCACACTTTAGTTCGAGGTCCTCAAGCTTTTGACCTACCTAGTCCAAACAATAACAGTAATCATATGCACTTTGTCAACCAGGGGGATGTTGTGGTGACTGACTTGAAAAAGGAGAGACGGCCACCTCCCATAACTCTGGACATACTCACACATGATAACGTTTTTGAAAGAGGAGCAGATCCCAAGGCAGCCTGGGAAGCGAAAATAGGTCCTCCCACGCAGGCTGGGGTCtctcctgagagagagaaagaagaggaggacaacaGTACAGTGTCATCAACAACCTGTGATACACCCCTCCCACTAGATACCTCTATATCCAATAAGAAACCAGTGTTTTATATACTAGATTGCACAGAAACAGACTGCTCTGTCACCTTGGATTACTCAGAGGTTGAAAGCTCGTCTCTAACAAAAGAAGGACTTCATTTCAGAACGCCTGACTGCAGCAAAGATCAGGAGAGCCAGCAAGATCAAGGCTCTCTGTCCTCTAATTTAGAGTCCATGTCTCCCAACGACCAGTCTGTTTCAACCAATGAGCTTTCAGCGCCAAAATCTGTGGACGCACCACCCATGACTCCGTCTGCCACCACAGAAGAGTGGGACACGGAGAGCTGTGACACCGCTGAGGGCAAACAAGGTGCGGAGAAAGAcgcagagagaagcagcaaaaaACCAGCTCATGCAAAGAGCAAAGCTAACAAAGCGACCAAGAGCAGCGGAAGTCGCAGTATGCGATCGCTGACCAGCACCGAGAGCCAGGGCATGCGGAAAGTCGTGCCCATTAGCAAGCTTACAAGGACAGGTAGcagcaagagaggagagagacctTTGGTGCATGACAGTGGAGAGTCACGCCGGCCTCTCCGTGACCAGAGCACCCCGGCAAGAGGAAGGAGCGAGAAGACCGCAAGACCTCTTCGACACTCCAGCGTGCCTCCTGATGAGTCAAAAGCTCCGAGGGGAAGTGGCCTCACAGGCGGCATTTCGAGATGGGCACGTGATTCAACCCCGAGAAAGGCCTCCATCCACAAGCCGAGCGCCAAACCCCTGAGGAACATCCCCAAGCCTGCGCCCGAGGAGAAGATGTGCCGCTCCACCATGAGGGCCCTGGCACAGGCCCAagctcaggctcaggctcaggctcaggctcaggctcaggccGGAGCTTCCTCTGAgaacagcagctctcacacactcagTGCAAAAAACACCTCTGATGTCCCCAACTTTGCCCGCAACACCGTGGCTTCGTGTTCCAGGACAAAGAAGGAGCTGACGCCCCCGTCCGTCCCCTCCACTCCGTCTCGCAGCCCCTCGCTTGTGGGCCGACAAACCTCGGTGAAGCAGAGCAGGTTGTCCCCCACAGTTACCAGCGAGGAGCGGCCACAAGGGACAAACCTGCGACGGGTGCAAAGTGTGAAAGCGGCCAGTCGCAGTGCCTACCGCAGCGAGactcccccaccacctccaaAGCGTGAAGATATTCGTAAG